A single window of Onychostoma macrolepis isolate SWU-2019 chromosome 16, ASM1243209v1, whole genome shotgun sequence DNA harbors:
- the fpr1 gene encoding chemerin-like receptor 1 isoform X2 — protein MMDPYNFTNSPLNYNSSEYEDDYDDYDEDTDLRKSLNIMSLIVYSLAFVLGVVGNGIVIWVTGFKMKRTVNTVWFLNLAVADFLFTAFLPLSVAYTAMGFHWPFGQFMCKFNSTLSFLNMFASVYILVVISIDRCVSVVRPIWAQNHRNVSRASVVSFGVWLFALVLSSPYFVFKDTAPDHSNPNIINCFNNFAFSDDYETPEVVELRVLRHRAMIITRFIIGFVVPFVIIVSCYAVIIHRLQRNRSMSGRTGRPFKIIAAVITAFFLCWAPYHILVLIEMVNHMGTKYSSTLQYVTTVGIPIATSLAFLNSCLNPLLYVFMGQDFKDKVRKSILKVLETAFTEEVSRTNTCTNSMPTIRNKENGSKSFSDVEV, from the coding sequence ATGATGGATCCATACAATTTTACAAACAGTCCTCTCAATTACAACTCATCTGAGTATGAAGATGACTATGATGATTATGATGAGGATACAGATCTCAGGAAATCTCTTAACATCATGTCACTGATAGTCTACAGTCTGGCTTTTGTACTTGGAGTGGTGGGGAATGGCATTGTCATTTGGGTTACTGGATTCAAAATGAAAAGGACGGTCAACACGGTGTGGTTTCTGAACCTTGCTGTAGCAGACTTCCTTTTCACTGCCTTCCTCCCTCTCAGTGTGGCTTATACAGCTATGGGCTTCCACTGGCCTTTTGGCCAATTCATGTGCAAATTCAACAGCACTCTCAGTTTCCTCAACATGTTTGCCAGTGTGTACATCCTGGTTGTGATCAGCATTGACCGCTGTGTGTCTGTGGTGCGTCCAATCTGGGCACAAAACCATCGGAATGTGAGCCGAGCTTCTGTGGTGAGCTTTGGAGTTTGGTTATTCGCCCTGGTGCTGAGTTCACCCTACTTTGTCTTCAAGGACACTGCGCCCGACCACAGTAACCCAAACATAATCAATTGCTTCAACAACTTTGCATTCTCTGATGACTATGAAACACCAGAGGTGGTGGAGCTCCGTGTGCTACGGCATCGTGCCATGATCATTACCCGTTTCATCATAGGCTTTGTGGTGCCTTTTGTGATCATTGTCTCCTGCTATGCAGTCATCATCCATCGTCTCCAAAGAAACCGTTCCATGTCTGGCCGAACTGGACGTCCCTTCAAGATCATAGCTGCAGTGATCACCGCCTTCTTTCTGTGTTGGGCTCCTTACCATATCCTGGTGCTCATTGAGATGGTAAACCACATGGGAACAAAATACAGCTCCACCCTGCAATATGTCACCACTGTTGGAATTCCCATTGCGACCAGTTTGGCTTTCCTAAACAGTTGCCTGAACCCATTGTTGTATGTTTTCATGGGACAAGACTTTAAAGACAAGGTGCGCAAGTCAATCCTGAAGGTTTTGGAAACTGCTTTCACAGAGGAAGTTTCACGCACAAATACCTGCACAAATTCAATGCCCACCATTCGTAACAAAGAGAACGGGAGCAAGTCCTTCTCTGATGTGGAAGTATAA
- the fpr1 gene encoding chemerin-like receptor 1 isoform X1, which translates to MFEGTMMDPYNFTNSPLNYNSSEYEDDYDDYDEDTDLRKSLNIMSLIVYSLAFVLGVVGNGIVIWVTGFKMKRTVNTVWFLNLAVADFLFTAFLPLSVAYTAMGFHWPFGQFMCKFNSTLSFLNMFASVYILVVISIDRCVSVVRPIWAQNHRNVSRASVVSFGVWLFALVLSSPYFVFKDTAPDHSNPNIINCFNNFAFSDDYETPEVVELRVLRHRAMIITRFIIGFVVPFVIIVSCYAVIIHRLQRNRSMSGRTGRPFKIIAAVITAFFLCWAPYHILVLIEMVNHMGTKYSSTLQYVTTVGIPIATSLAFLNSCLNPLLYVFMGQDFKDKVRKSILKVLETAFTEEVSRTNTCTNSMPTIRNKENGSKSFSDVEV; encoded by the exons AT GTTTGAAGGCACAATGATGGATCCATACAATTTTACAAACAGTCCTCTCAATTACAACTCATCTGAGTATGAAGATGACTATGATGATTATGATGAGGATACAGATCTCAGGAAATCTCTTAACATCATGTCACTGATAGTCTACAGTCTGGCTTTTGTACTTGGAGTGGTGGGGAATGGCATTGTCATTTGGGTTACTGGATTCAAAATGAAAAGGACGGTCAACACGGTGTGGTTTCTGAACCTTGCTGTAGCAGACTTCCTTTTCACTGCCTTCCTCCCTCTCAGTGTGGCTTATACAGCTATGGGCTTCCACTGGCCTTTTGGCCAATTCATGTGCAAATTCAACAGCACTCTCAGTTTCCTCAACATGTTTGCCAGTGTGTACATCCTGGTTGTGATCAGCATTGACCGCTGTGTGTCTGTGGTGCGTCCAATCTGGGCACAAAACCATCGGAATGTGAGCCGAGCTTCTGTGGTGAGCTTTGGAGTTTGGTTATTCGCCCTGGTGCTGAGTTCACCCTACTTTGTCTTCAAGGACACTGCGCCCGACCACAGTAACCCAAACATAATCAATTGCTTCAACAACTTTGCATTCTCTGATGACTATGAAACACCAGAGGTGGTGGAGCTCCGTGTGCTACGGCATCGTGCCATGATCATTACCCGTTTCATCATAGGCTTTGTGGTGCCTTTTGTGATCATTGTCTCCTGCTATGCAGTCATCATCCATCGTCTCCAAAGAAACCGTTCCATGTCTGGCCGAACTGGACGTCCCTTCAAGATCATAGCTGCAGTGATCACCGCCTTCTTTCTGTGTTGGGCTCCTTACCATATCCTGGTGCTCATTGAGATGGTAAACCACATGGGAACAAAATACAGCTCCACCCTGCAATATGTCACCACTGTTGGAATTCCCATTGCGACCAGTTTGGCTTTCCTAAACAGTTGCCTGAACCCATTGTTGTATGTTTTCATGGGACAAGACTTTAAAGACAAGGTGCGCAAGTCAATCCTGAAGGTTTTGGAAACTGCTTTCACAGAGGAAGTTTCACGCACAAATACCTGCACAAATTCAATGCCCACCATTCGTAACAAAGAGAACGGGAGCAAGTCCTTCTCTGATGTGGAAGTATAA